The segment CTGATATTTTACTTCGGTTGgcttgaatttataaaatgaGTATTCAATGTGTGGTAAACGTTGGTGGAATCTCGTTGCGTAGTTGTGGGAGTCGCCGTCTGAGTGATTGAACGTGGGTGTGTAGCCTCCAGAGTGAAATAGAATCGCTCACAGGTACCATAGGTGTGCTCAGTGTCTCTGTTGTATTCGTCCATTGCTGACTGTGTTTTATCGTATTCATTCCTCCAGCATTTATCGTACAATGTTGATTGCTCCTCAACCTCCTCGTTGTTCTCCTCGGGACTAGTTTCTAATTCACACACAGCATCCACTGGGATATCGTCATAAACGTGAACTGATATGCAATTTGCGTTGTTGATAACATCCCGTGCTCCTTCATCTCTCTTTTGCTGACACAGGTTTTTCTGAAGAGCtctaaaccaaaaaaaaagaaaacaaaatgttcaatatattatatatcttGATAGTGTGCACTAAAGAAAGTGCATGATCTACATTGATCACCTTTGCAACATAACTTGACTGTTGACTACGGACATGTATCACAACATAATTACTAAAACACATCTTCACGTAAATGCATATCTTTATGCTATGCAGGCATTATTGTTTCGGGTTTTTTTATTCTACAGTATTAAAATGTGGACATCCAATGAGTTACTAAACTTTCGTGGTTCCTATATTTTTTATCCATATACTCGTCAGAAAAGCTTTCTTTAGGATGGTATTTTGTTacagattttaaatatttcaatattttataatattcatcATTTATCGTATGATATTACTCACCTGGTTTGAGTACAACGTCTATAAATGCACACACAAACAACCAGCAAAAGAAGGAAATCAACAACAACTAAGCCGATGATAAGGTACACTACAAcattaaacaatataaaatacgtttttttaaaaatacgtaCCATTTTTACTCTTTCtgtattttgtcttttattaCTAAGACAGAAACGCCAGAATTAGTTCTGAACAGTTTGTATCATTTTTTGGCTGAAGGAAAGACAGTATGAACCAGGAGTATAATACTTAACCTTTTTGTATATCAAATGTATTCTTGTCTTCTTTGTTTGTTGTTGCATTAAAAACTAATGTTGTCAACTCAACATTGGATGATCTCGTCGTCGATGACAATGTCAGCGGTCGCGATCGTGTTTTGGGCGTTGTTCGCTTCGTTTCTGAATACTTTATAGAGAGAGTTGTTAGTAGTTTAGTGGGAATGGATTGACTGGTTATTCTACCCTGATTATCCACAGTTGATGGGAACTCTGGTTTCAGTGTTGAAGATGCTGTAGGAGATGTATATTTGTACGTACTTGTGTCATCTGTAGTTGATTCAGTTGTTCCAGATGTTGATGTAATCTTATCCTGCGTTGTACTACTGACTAACATAAAGAGAAAACCAAAAACATTATGCATTTAGGATGTTTCAAGAGTTATGTAATGGTTTTCAACACAATTAGAAAATATCCTTCAAATTAAGAGAGGGTTTTATCtcttcatattacaaaacaacAGATGCGTGAAAAACAAGATGTTAACCATAACCATAGCatcaattcatataaaataaatttcatgtgAAAACAGTCTCATGATTGATATTTTCAATCATGAAAGGTCGAGTACGATTTTCTTCATTCTTAGTTGTTTCATTGAAATCTAATGTTGTCAACTCAATACTACATGATCTCGTCGTCGATGACAGTGTCAGCGGTAGCGAACGTTTTAAAAGCGTTGTTTACTTTGTTTCTGAATACTGTATAGAGAGAGATGATAGTAGCTCAGAAATTATGGTTAGGCTAGTTGCTCTACCTGATTTCGTCACAGTTGATGGTGATTCCGGTATCAGAATTAAAGAAGTTGAGTCATCTGTAGTGTATTCAGTTGTTCTAGGTGCTGACGTAAACATCGTATGCACTGTACTACTAACTACAtataatattaagaaaaaattaaaaacaacgaaACAATAAGCGTTGAGGATATTCAGTTATTCATCATAATTGGTATAGCTTCAATGCACATTGAATTTTACCTCATATATATTTCATGTGAAAAGTATGGTGGCCAATCTCTGCCCATTGTgttcaagttatttttctatcaaatatgccgacatgcaagataattatgatgacatgcaacataattatgtcaacatgcaacataactacatgtatgttgacatgcaagaaaattgcaatcaaataagaatcatataaaatctcaaaaaatttcaaatatcgcccacatgtgacatccaagatgctagatgttACTAAtgtatgtcgacatgcaactaaTTTATGTTAAcgtgcgagataaatatgttgacatgcaagttaTTTAcatcaacatgcaacttagttatgtttacatgctacttatttatgtcgacatgcaacttcgttatgtcgacatgcaagataaatatgttgacatgcaacatattcaTCTTGAAacgcaacttatttatgttaacatgcaccATATATATGTCAACATACAACCTAGTTATGTTAACATCCTACTTATTAGtagcatgtcaacatattcatgtgaacataattaagttgcatgtcaacatatttatctcgcatgtcaacataacaaAGTTGCACGTTGGCATAAATAAGAAGCATAAGAACATacctaagttgcatgtcgacataaataagtagcattTAGTATCTTGCATGTCATGtgtgggcgatatttgagattgtttgtgattttttacagttcttaattgtttttcttgCAGGTCAATGTAGTTATGCTGCATGTTAACATAGCTattttgcatgtcaacatatttatcttgcatgtcgacatatttgatggaAAAATTACTTGCTTACAAGGGGCAGAGATGTGCCACCATAGAAAAGGGGATcatgattgattttttaaatcttgaaaataactttaatattttattaaggGGTTATAAGTTTGTACGTACTTGTGCCTGCTGTAGTTAATCCCGTTGACGTAAGTGTTGATTCAATCTTAGCCAGCACTGTACTAGTAactaatataaaaaagtaataaaaaaataaactcataAATGATACTTTTAAAGCTATCTAATGCTATTCAACTAAATTCTTAAAAGATCCTTCAAATCACGAAAGATTTTCATCTCTTTATATTACAAAACAACAGATGTGTGAAAAGCAAGGTGTTTGCAATGACAATGGTATAAATACACAGGAATGTTTTCTCAGGTATATGTATATGTGAAAACGGcctataattttcaatcatGAAACCTCGAGTTCAATTGAATTTCATGTTACACGAATCTTGGTTGTCAATTTCTTGTTAGCTAGCATCCATCCCACTCCAGCTTTACATACCTTTctaacatgtaaataattatgtttttgtatAAATGACATTTGTAATTTGTATTGTTTGGGATTGTTGCGCATTTACTTATTCAATTGTGCTAGTTCGTTGATGTTAATTAATGAGCTGTATATAATTTGACATATATTGTAATTCTGAAGTTTACGGATACAGCATATGGATAGGTCACTTTTTATTGTGAATATACCTTGGAGTCTTGTTACCTATTTGATATTGTtactttttcattattttcatcatttgCAATGAATTACATATTTCATCACAACGTCGGTTTCGATTCAGTTTTTAACTTTTTGACGTTTACCTAGTTGCGATGAGTCTGTGCAGTATGAGAACGTGTGAATTTGTATATGTATCTGTATTGATCACATTGTTTGTAACGCTTCTAATTCGACAACGTTATAAGTTATTTAACTGTTATTTGTTCTGCAGTCACTTACCCTGAGATGAAGGTGTTGTGGTCGTTCGCTGAAATGCAGTAGTTTTGACTTCCATTTTCTTAGATGTTCTAACcatgtattttgttgttgttgccaACATTTTCTGCGTCGGTAAGGCTTTTGTTGGTGGTAGAGTTACTGAAACAAAAATATCCATGAGCTATGTCACATAtttctttcaataaaatattgactTGTGATAACAAGATAAGAAAACAACCTTTCCATGTGAGGCTGAAACCTTTTTCTGTCATACTCTCGTCTGATATGAATGATACTCTGATTTTCTTTCCTCGACCAGTTAGATTGTAATTCTCCAAATGACCACATCGTTTTAAAAGGCGAAAACAACAAGGTTCAAGTTCCGTTATCTACAAGCAATCAATGACATTTCGTAAGACATGAGGTCCATTGACATTACAGATCCTCTGAGTATTATATAGCCCCGTGAAGaacccatatacatgtaaatgcattaGAGTACGGTACTTAAAATACTATCTTGAGCTTTATTCATTTGTTGTAACACATGGATAGAAATACAGGTATGATTATGGTTGTGTTTGGTATACTTGAACATTATTCATCACAATACTACACAAGAAAAGATAATTGGGTATGTATAAATGAAAGTGTAAGTATACCTTTACCACACAGAAAATTGTGGCGGTGCAATGTGTGGTAAAAGATATTTGTCCTGTGTTTATGCTATTCGCTTATCATTGACCAATCATAATTAACTTGTTTACAAGATCATATGGTGTCTTTAAGTGCATGTAGGTTTGTCTGCTACATATTCAAACAGTTTTATAGAGTCAATGACCTGAAATCATTGTCTTTTTATTGCTTATGAACATGTACAGCtctactggcactgtaccagttatcggctaaaatataacgttttcttttcgtatgtccttatttcttgatatttttggataaaacttgacatactttataaaaagtaaagtccttatttatcaatatgttagtttatatcattatttagaacccataacatcttgttttgtgttttttagcacggcccgaatttgccgagtttttacgatgtactgtaccagttatcggctgtGATAATAAAATAGCAAACtccctgtacatgttgattttatactctgctaaatgtgatttgaattatgccccttgtgggGTAATTAAGTAGTCGGGgttatgatacattataaacaaaactcataaaattattcgtttatAATCATACGGCAATACACCAAATCGTAgaatattcaatacataattgtgcaatcaggcgttcaactgcgttacgaatctctcggaaatttgtgaattccttttgtttatacatgttatatgtattgatattatatgtcaaatcaaaaaagggatataataacgtatcacaaagaggtcatattctatttttaacttattacgtcacttcccccactgctgaaatGCAAAGATataaaatcagcggtaaacaatggtcgtttaagctcatgtttataacatattcaagaaagttttcaagcaaacttacttttctttattcgaaaaagacgactgaattaaaaattttggattgtcgcgtgctataaacccgaaccctcagtttagccgataactggtcttagccgataactggtacagtaccagtatggTCGTTTTGCTTTATTCATTTACTAGTACTTTGACCTTCTACAGTGAGGTGATAAGTTAACAATAAGCATATGGCCAAAACAGATCCTTTTGCGTTTGGGTacgtaaaaataataaatactgaATAAAGGAACTCCTGTCAGACGGTGAAGAATGTTTAGATAAACGAAAagtgttggggttttttttcgttaGTTTTAATAGTCTTCATTGCTTCATGAAAAAAACATGCGCAAAGGTGAGTATAGTTCTGAATTCCCTCATATTGGTCATTTCTCTACAAACAACGGTAGGGGATGATGTGGTTCTGTAGGACAAATATGTTAATACGtagatttacaaaatttaatgttttatatgatTTAGAAATCTTTTACATTAAATGAATACAGAAGGAAGACGTTAATCTAGAACTTCAAACTAAGTGAGattatgttttgtttctgaAAATTGTGCAAtagattattttgattttgatagaaTTTCtcttctgttttgatttttaaatttcaattatttcaatTCTCGTGGTATGGACGTGAAAACTGATAAATTCTCATGAGAGAAACCAGTAGTTGTGTTTTTCTCTTCTATTGTGTCTCTGTGAGTTTGTTAACCCAATAATCTGCAGCAGTCCAGTGTGTCACACGTAGCCATCCAATAAAAGGAAATTTATTGAGcatcaacaaaaaacaaaccttATTGGAGGGTCGTTGCAGGACGATGAGAGATTTTATAGATTCGCTAGATAACTTAAGATTACgtcacaaaatgttttaaaagctTGTGGAAACCGAAACCCAAAGGCTCTAATTGTTTTGCTATAATAAACTAAAAATTGTAATGCTTAAAAATAATTGCTGTAAATAACGGACTTACATTTTATGAGCGTCGATGTCGcaattgtattgtattatttatttatctatttatttattttattttattattttttttatttttattacttttttatttttattaaagtgagcttaattatgaagaaaaaaggTTTCATTTTTGGATGTATGACGGAATATGAATACGGATTGGTCACGTGATTAAATCCCGTAAAGCCTGAATGGAAGATTTGATCACTTCCCAACCCATATTTATACCCcgatatacatccaaaaatgatatcttattttttttatttacaattgttGCAAATTAGGACTATAACATTGCTCCATACTTCGTTTTTTGTGATGACCTAGAAAGCCGCTTAACGTGACGTGACAAAAATACTTCAATAATCTTGCAAGTTTTCGATTATGTCAATAAATAAATCTGATGTTACGTTTGACAAGACAGcacttttttaatataataaagtgatacagtaaagaaaaattactacgttttgtaaaattgaaaaaaaagattaattcttAGCGGATTACTGGCTTTTCCGTCGAAGTAACAGAGCAgttcgaaatttaaaaacaaagctATTAAAAGCTAAGTTAGAGTCTACTTACTTGGCATTTTAGATAAGATTCTGTCGCAGAATGGGATTCAAGAGCATAATGATTCTCATCGGACATTTTAGAGACAAGCTATTCTAGTTTCTTTCACGGAACAAAACGGACAGAGAAGCAGAAGGAGTAAAACTTGTCCGTAATTGGACTAAACACGGAAGGTCTGTGATATTGCGTTTGCCATTTTGATCAATACTTTTTATGAGAGTTAAATATGAACTGATTTATCTTCTTTGACAAGTTGCGGTTGTAATTGTCAAGAACGCTTTGCTAGGTTGTCGATCCATAAACATAGTCTTACGTGAATTTTAAGCCAGGATAATTTATCCCCGCAGTTAATgctatttattgtaaaaaaaaaaattatgaatgatcTTAActtcatttaacaaaatacagataagtatttttcttcatgCCTTAATCATATTTTCAATACAATATTAAGTATGTTTAGCGTAAATCGGTTAGTTTGAGAACGTAGAAAAAGTAGTGATCTAGATTATTTATACGCTACGTTGACCTCTTAACATCTAGAACAAGACTGCTGTTGTGCAAGAATAACATTGGATTGCgcaaaaaatgttatgtaatgAAAAACATTTGCTAGTGTAAATATCAAAGTTTATAACATGATCACGAGACAGTGGTCGTCTTTTTTCTACtgaatatgaaacaaatagagGTTGATCAAATCGATCCCAATATTCCTTGTACCTCATTATATcaatgtataattatttgttgACGACTAGCTAACGACCATTTTTAATGTAGCAACAACATCAAAATATCATGCatagatattttaacaaatttttgaaggattctcttttttttttttaaatttttcattttcaagttTACCTCTAAATAATCATCACATTCCCATTTTTCGATATTCATTTCAATAATTCTGAAAGTAACTTTTGCTGAGCGGCTCCCCGTCCTTATTATCCATGTATAATTAGCATTGTTGGGATAGTTCCCAGGGTAGTCCGGTGATGTTATTTGACCACTGATGCCGTCTAAGTATTTCAAAACATTGACAGCAACCAATTCTGAAAAATTCACgtataacagtcaaattcatcagaTATCCAGttgttataaaatatacatacatgtataacaagaAAATGTGTTACCAGAACATAAAATCCAAACAACAGTCAATTTGAGAAATGTAGCTGCGTTCATTTTAGTCGCCTTGTTTTGGTCTCTCTGATGCAGATTGCTCTAAAACAACAATTTCCTTCTCTAggaaaaacataaaggaaataACAAAGTAAGTTAAATAATGTTGATCAAGATAAAGAGATTCTACAGATATATACAACATCATTATCAAGATTTTGGTTTCTATTTTGCTCTTCTACCTTTGCCGTAAAagaagaaactttttaaaaaattgtgtg is part of the Magallana gigas chromosome 3, xbMagGiga1.1, whole genome shotgun sequence genome and harbors:
- the LOC105325754 gene encoding uncharacterized protein, which translates into the protein MNAATFLKLTVVWILCSELVAVNVLKYLDGISGQITSPDYPGNYPNNANYTWIIRTGSRSAKVTFRIIEMNIEKWECDDYLEITELEPCCFRLLKRCGHLENYNLTGRGKKIRVSFISDESMTEKGFSLTWKVTLPPTKALPTQKMLATTTKYMVRTSKKMEVKTTAFQRTTTTPSSQVTSTVLAKIESTLTSTGLTTAGTISSTVHTMFTSAPRTTEYTTDDSTSLILIPESPSTVTKSVSSTTQDKITSTSGTTESTTDDTSTYKYTSPTASSTLKPEFPSTVDNQGRITSQSIPTKLLTTLSIKYSETKRTTPKTRSRPLTLSSTTRSSNVELTTLVFNATTNKEDKNTFDIQKVYLIIGLVVVDFLLLLVVCVCIYRRCTQTRALQKNLCQQKRDEGARDVINNANCISVHVYDDIPVDAVCELETSPEENNEEVEEQSTLYDKCWRNEYDKTQSAMDEYNRDTEHTYGTCERFYFTLEATHPRSITQTATPTTTQRDSTNVYHTLNTHFINSSQPK